A region from the Nonlabens sp. YIK11 genome encodes:
- a CDS encoding LIC_10190 family membrane protein: MIVLLLYFIFLIGVTVPCGLLIQKIMRIQALSLLDLFWLGIALITIMAGVWCLFLPLDFKFVIVLISSVILTIWVCQDMIKLQCSSAKQFISTITTKNLVWVVICTVLVLAAGTLSGYVLDNDSYYLQTIQWLDTHGLVPGIANWHLFLAQQSGFHILESAVNLEFLDLEFNDLGLFITLVMILWSILPSSIGESVFQKAYRNLLAITFPLLLLLGTAPSPDVPVILLSYYVIYKFLFGASEWTNVFMMSVLTAMACYFKITSVLLGIFPLLMIFRLKEDRWRSTLHFCGLGLLFGGLFMAKNIVASGYPLFPLTSVSLDVDWLVPEEMIRFYTDATVAQAYGISFTELNQVDGWQRFLLWIQQAGMEGLMNKGILLVVIASICGAFFYRHKPKIVTVLLVFVSFALIMALSSPQARFFLPFLIPATMVLLLSTLSMARNYSLGIARFAVISGVSILLLPSIIRLSTDNERMKNVPEFELGNLLFPSQRSRYSDAFAKANINNIQYNDPTGDDFFYGTYDVPLPAAQKEYLDYFKTYYQVSPEYRGDTPAEGFRAVKN; this comes from the coding sequence GTGATTGTATTGCTGCTGTATTTTATTTTTTTAATTGGCGTCACCGTACCCTGTGGATTGCTCATTCAAAAAATCATGAGAATCCAGGCGTTATCACTGCTCGATCTATTCTGGTTAGGCATAGCCCTTATTACCATCATGGCCGGCGTCTGGTGCTTGTTTCTGCCTTTGGATTTCAAGTTTGTGATCGTATTGATAAGTTCTGTTATTCTCACCATATGGGTGTGTCAGGACATGATTAAATTGCAGTGTTCCAGCGCGAAGCAATTTATATCAACGATTACAACTAAGAACTTGGTTTGGGTCGTGATATGCACGGTATTGGTATTGGCAGCTGGAACGCTCTCTGGTTATGTACTGGATAACGACAGTTATTATTTGCAAACCATCCAATGGTTGGATACACATGGATTGGTTCCTGGAATTGCAAACTGGCATCTTTTTCTGGCGCAACAAAGTGGTTTTCATATTTTGGAGTCCGCCGTGAATTTGGAATTTTTAGATTTAGAATTTAATGATCTTGGACTTTTCATAACCCTTGTGATGATTTTATGGTCCATACTTCCCAGCAGCATTGGGGAATCAGTTTTTCAAAAGGCCTATAGAAATTTGCTTGCTATTACATTCCCATTATTACTCTTATTGGGAACTGCTCCGTCGCCAGACGTTCCCGTCATTTTGTTGTCTTATTATGTGATATATAAATTCTTGTTTGGAGCTAGCGAGTGGACCAATGTGTTTATGATGAGCGTGCTTACTGCTATGGCTTGCTATTTCAAGATTACATCTGTTTTACTGGGTATTTTCCCGTTGCTCATGATATTTAGGCTTAAAGAAGATCGATGGCGATCTACGTTGCATTTCTGTGGATTAGGTCTCCTATTTGGCGGATTGTTTATGGCTAAAAACATTGTAGCAAGTGGCTACCCCTTATTTCCGTTGACGTCTGTTTCTCTGGATGTCGACTGGCTAGTGCCTGAGGAAATGATTCGGTTTTATACGGATGCGACAGTCGCGCAAGCTTATGGAATTTCCTTTACAGAATTGAATCAGGTGGATGGATGGCAGCGTTTTTTGCTCTGGATCCAGCAAGCTGGAATGGAAGGTTTGATGAATAAAGGGATTCTTTTAGTGGTCATCGCAAGTATTTGTGGAGCCTTTTTTTACAGGCATAAACCCAAAATCGTCACCGTGCTTTTGGTATTTGTGTCGTTTGCATTGATCATGGCGTTAAGTTCGCCGCAAGCGCGATTTTTTCTTCCTTTCTTGATTCCCGCAACCATGGTGTTGTTGCTTTCCACCTTAAGCATGGCAAGGAACTATAGTTTGGGAATTGCAAGGTTCGCGGTGATTTCTGGTGTCTCTATTTTGCTATTGCCATCCATCATTCGGCTATCAACAGATAATGAGCGCATGAAAAATGTACCTGAGTTTGAACTTGGCAACTTGCTGTTTCCATCGCAAAGAAGTAGGTATAGTGACGCTTTCGCGAAAGCGAACATCAACAACATCCAGTACAACGATCCCACAGGTGATGATTTCTTTTATGGGACTTATGACGTGCCCTTGCCGGCAGCCCAGAAAGAATATCTGGATTATTTCAAAACCTATTACCAGGTCTCGCCAGAGTATCGTGGCGATACGCCAGCAGAAGGTTTTAGAGCAGTGAAAAACTAG